The sequence GGACGGCCAGCCGGTTGATTCCGCGAAGCATCTCCACGTCGAAGCGATCGTCCGCGAGACGCCCCAGAACATCACCCTGCAGCCGCAGCTCTCCGCCAGCCTCGCGGATTGGGAAACCGGGAGCTTGTCCGTCGTCGAACTCCCCGCCATTCCCCGCGGCGATGGCACCGTCCTCCGCCGCTTCCGCAGCGCCGACCCCGTATCGTCCGTGGATGCCGCCTTCTTCAGATTTCGCGCCACCTTGCCTGTCGCGGAATGATCGGGCGGCAAGGAATCTGCAATGTCCGGGCTTGCGATCCGCACCCTCTCGTCATCCGGTGGCCGACTCGATGCACGCTGCCGTTTTGTTAGACTATCCCGCTTCGAGCTATCGCCGCCTCACTGGATTCACCGAAGAGATCGAATCGTGAATAACGCGAAATACCGCGAAATTTTCAGATCGGATTCTCTCCCTTGCCTTTGGATTTCGCGCATCTTCGCGTCCTTTCGCGGTGAAATAAAAGGCCCGAAACCTTCAAGCTGCCGTTACCCGCGATATCGAGTAAGCGGCCACGACCTCGCGTGAAAACGCTCCATCACCATCTGGCCTGCAACACCCGGTGATCAGCCTTCACACGATGCCCGTCCAGACGTGGCACCTGACCTGCGATAGCGGGCTGCATGACCACGAAACTCCTGATCAAGTGGGCCGGCATTGCCGCAGTGATCGGTGCACTCCAAGCGCCACTCTTCGCACGCGATGACGGCAAGGTCGGCAAGATGGAGCCGGCCGACTTCAGGAAGACCACCGAGAAAGCAGGAGAGAAGATCGCAGCCCTGCTCACCGTCGACGCCCCATTGTCCGCCGTCGACCGGGCCCTGATAGGGGAGCTGGCACTTGTAGGCCTCGCCCAATTGCAAGCGAGCGAACTGGCCGCGACGAAAGCGCGGGCAACCGAGGTGAAGCTGATCGCGGAAGAGGAAGCGAAGGAGCAGAATGCCATCGCCGCCAAGCTCAAGGAAGTCGCCACCAGAAAATCCCTCACCTTGCCCACCGAACTCGACGACCAGGGAAAGGAGCTCTTGGAGAAACTGGAAGCCATCGGCGACGGCTTCGACCGGCTCTACCTGCAGGAAGTCGGAGTCCGCGGCCACGAGGAACTCAAGAAGACCATGACCAAGGTCCAGCTCCAAGCGACCGACCCCACGCTCAAATCTCTCGCCGCAATGATCCTGCCCCTCATCGAGATCCACATCACCGTGGCCCAGGATGAAATGGCGACCCTGGGATAAGTTCACCAGAAGCCCGGCGCAGCCGGCTTGGACGGATGGCGAAGCACGTATAAAATCCGCCTTCTGCGACCGGCCTAGCTGGA comes from Luteolibacter flavescens and encodes:
- a CDS encoding DUF4142 domain-containing protein, with the translated sequence MTTKLLIKWAGIAAVIGALQAPLFARDDGKVGKMEPADFRKTTEKAGEKIAALLTVDAPLSAVDRALIGELALVGLAQLQASELAATKARATEVKLIAEEEAKEQNAIAAKLKEVATRKSLTLPTELDDQGKELLEKLEAIGDGFDRLYLQEVGVRGHEELKKTMTKVQLQATDPTLKSLAAMILPLIEIHITVAQDEMATLG